aaatctaaaaACAGTCATAGTCaggatgatatagtttggctgtgtccccgcccaaaatctcatcttaaattataATTCCCATCATCCCCATTTGTCAAGGGCAGGATCAGGTAGAGGTAATTGGCTCATGAGGGGGgtttccccatgctattctcgtgatagagggtgagtctcacgagatctgatggttttataagcatctggcatttcccctgcttgcatttcttcctgctgccttgtgaagaaggtgccatgtttccccttcaccttccaccatgattgtaagtttcctgaggcctccccagccgtgctgAACTGTAAGTCAGTTACACCTCcttcctttgtaaattatccagtctctggcAGGCctttacagcagtatgaaaatggacttggCTGTGGCGGCGGCAACATGGCGGACGTGATAAATGTCAGTGTGAACCTGGAGGCCTTTTCCCAGGCCATTAGTGCCATCCAGGCGCTGCGCTCCAGCGTGAGCAGGGTGTTCGACCGCCTGAAGGATGGGATGCGGAACAAGGAGACGCTGGAGGGCCAGGAGAAGGCCTTCATTGCGCACTTCCAGGACAACTTACATTTGGTCAACCGGGACCTCAATGAGCTGGAACGTCTGAGCAATCTGGTAGGCAAGCCATCTGAGAACCATCCTCTTCATAACAGTGGGCTGTTAAGCCTGGATCCTGTGCAGGACAAAACGCCTCTCTATAGTCAACTCCTTCAAGCATATAAGTGGTCAAACAAGTTGCAGTACCATGCAGGACTAGCATCTGGCCTTTTAAATCAGCAGTCGTTGAAGCGTTCCGCTAATCAGATGGGAGTATCTGCCAAACGTAGACCAAAGGCTCAGCCCACAACTCTTGTCCTACCACCTCAATATGTTGATGATGTGATCAGCCGCATTGACAGGATGTTTCCTGAAATGTCCATCCACTTATCCAGACCCAATGGAACATCAGCAATGCTTCTGATGACCTTGGGAAAGGTGTTGAAAGTGATCGTCATCATGCGGAGCCTGTTCATTGATCGAACAATAGTAAAGGGATATAACGAGAATGTCTACACAGAAGATGGCAAGCTTGATATATGGTCCAAATCCAACTATCAAGTATTCCAGAAGGTGACAGACCACGCCACCACGGCCCCGCTCCACTATCAGCTGCCCCAGATGCCGGATGTCGTAGTCCGATCCTTCATGACCTGGGTAAGAAGTTACATAAAGCTGTTCCAGGCCCCATGCCAGCGCTGCGGGAAGTTTCTGCAGGACGGCCTTCCCCCGACATGGAGGGATTTCCGAACCCTCGAAGCCTTCCATGACACCTGCCGGCAGTAGCCCCCACGCTGGCCCCAGCGTGAGACCCCACCCAGCACCTTCCCAGACACGCAGGAAGCCCACAGAAGGCTCAGCTGGTTCCTGACTGCCCAGATGTGTACAGTCGCTCCTCCCTTTCAGCGCCATGTGTGCTGAGGCCACTCTTGAGGAGCAGACCCTCTCTGTGGCTGATGGGACTAATTATTCCCACTAGCCAGTGGACTGAAGGCAAAGAAGACTTTTCTAGAACCTGATAGAAGGAAGCTGTGCAGCATGCTCCTCGTCCGTGTGTGTCGGCAGTGCTGGTGTCTGTCGTTTCCGCAGCTATTACTAGAATGAGCCCTTGTGTTCATGGGTATCGTCATGCGGGGTTCTTGTGTTTTGTGGGGCTTGGGGTTTGGTAACTTATTTTTATAAGCAATAAACCTTTTGTAccccggaaaaaaaaaaaaaagaaaagaaaagaaaatggattcaTACACAGGAGAAGCCTAAGGAGACATAACAACTAAAGGTAATGGGGGactctggaacagaaaaaggacattaagttaaaaacaaaggaaatctgAAGAAAGTATGAATGTTAgttaataataaacaaacaaaaattgtggCTTTTCACTCATATTACTTTGAAACATACTTATTTCAGAAGACGTAGTTAGAGTTACAAGTTATGGTCTGTTGCCACAGAAATGAATAACTCATTCTGCAGGTCATCAGAACCACGGCTATTTTTCTGTCTTATTCCTGTTCTGGCCAACAAAACTGATCCTGGaccagaaaagaatttttaacaagtatgctttcttttcagaaaataattaattgttttcttgaaatatagttgttttaaaagaaacacatgctacttattttttaaaaatactgtcaaACCCGATGGTTAACTACAAATCTAGGAATTCTTGATCATGTGCTATTCTtcagggtatttatttccttgtttaaaaatgtttattataaagtcgggcagggtggctcacgtctgtaatcccagaactttgggaggctgaggcgggcagatcgcctgaggtgaggaatttgagaccagcctggccaacatgatgaaaccccaactctactaaaaatacaaaaattagccaggcttggtggcaggcgcctgtaatcccagctattcaggaggctgaggcaggagaatggcttgaacccgggaggcagaggtttcagtgagccgagatcgcgccgttgcactccatcctgggccacaagagcgagacttcgtctcgaaaacaaaacaaaacaaaaaacaaacaagaagttTTTTATAGTAAGACCAATTAAAAAGCAATGAACATTGAGAGGTAAACTATAAATAGCTCAATCTTATATGCTCCTGGTATTTTCTCCATCCAGGTTATGTTTAAGTGGGAAATGGCTTACTTATAAACAATATGATTTTACAACATGCTACTAGGtaatttaaattcttaaaatcatcaacaaaatttGATTGACATTCAAAATCGTGAAGCCGTTGACGATTCCTTAAGTCCAATCATTCAGTTAGAAACAAATGAGATCTtctccagaattctttttttttttttttttagacggaggcttgctctgtcgcccaggctggagtgcagtggcgcaatctcggctcactgccaagctccgcctcccgagttcacaccattctcctgcctcagcctcctgagtagctgggactgcaggcgcccaccaccatgcccggctaattttttgtatttttagtagagacggggtttcaccatcttagccagactggtctcgatatcctgacgtcgtgattcgcccgcctcagactcccaaagtgctgggattacaggcgtgagccaccgcgcccagcctccagaattcttTTAGGGGTTATTTCTCAAGTTACATTAAGAGAttctttttcattaatatttgatTTGGTACTACATCTGCTGTacaaatttcttcttcatttcaattaacatatgaaataatagaaaatttaattGACCAAATCTCTTCCAAAGTCTCTGAAGTCTTTTCTCAGTATATGCAAGGAGAGAAATAATcagtaattcaaaataattgtcaCAATGTTGTAATTCACCAAATCCTTCACTCCTCCAGAGCAAAAACATCTATT
The sequence above is a segment of the Gorilla gorilla gorilla isolate KB3781 chromosome 19, NHGRI_mGorGor1-v2.1_pri, whole genome shotgun sequence genome. Coding sequences within it:
- the LOC101130977 gene encoding mediator of RNA polymerase II transcription subunit 27-like: MADVINVSVNLEAFSQAISAIQALRSSVSRVFDRLKDGMRNKETLEGQEKAFIAHFQDNLHLVNRDLNELERLSNLVGKPSENHPLHNSGLLSLDPVQDKTPLYSQLLQAYKWSNKLQYHAGLASGLLNQQSLKRSANQMGVSAKRRPKAQPTTLVLPPQYVDDVISRIDRMFPEMSIHLSRPNGTSAMLLMTLGKVLKVIVIMRSLFIDRTIVKGYNENVYTEDGKLDIWSKSNYQVFQKVTDHATTAPLHYQLPQMPDVVVRSFMTWVRSYIKLFQAPCQRCGKFLQDGLPPTWRDFRTLEAFHDTCRQ